The DNA region TATCATTATGACGACCACAACTCTTGCAGCAATCGTCGCTATGTTTATTGTTGCTTTTATCGGTCAGGTTCCAACGCTCTATTCCATTGCTGCTGTCCTGATCATAGGTCTTATCAGTGATATCATCTTTACCTGGGGATTCAATGCTGGAGTTCTGCGCCTGTATCTTTCCGGGTCGGAGAAATCTCAGGCAATGCCGAAACAATCAAAAAAGGATAATGCAGGTGCAAAACAATGAGTTCCAAGAAATCCCCCGCTCCGAAAAAAGCGAAGAAAGAATATTCCGGATGGCCGGCAGTGATTCGTGATCCCCGGGTCATTCTCGTTCTTGTTCTGGTTGCCTTGTCGCTCGCGGCGATCTTTGTGCCGTTCGGTGACCGGGAAGGTATTACGAACCTGCAGTTTGGTCTCGACCTTGACGGTGGTTCATGGATCCAGCTTGAGTTCCAGTCGGAAGTCGTTACTATCGGTCAGGGCGATGATGTGAATGCCGTGGCTGAAAGTGTTGGAAAAACACTCGACTGTACGGTAATTCCTATCAGTGCGACAAAGATAGAGGTCCAGAAGTCGGCAACAGTGGATGAACTTCGTGCCGCAGTGGAAGCTGCCGGAGGAACGTATGTCGGGTCTGAGCCGGGAGTCGGCGCGGATACGGCCGCCACGATCAAGCGGATTCTTGAATCCAAGTTAAACAGCCTTGGAACAAGTGATGTGAAAGTCAACACGCTCACGAATATGGATGGTATTTCCCAGTATGTTCGTATCGAGATGGCGGGTGTTGATATGAATACCGCCCAGGAACTTGTCGGGACACAGGGTCTCTTCGAGCTTCGTATCGTTACAACCGGAAATGAAACGGCCCATGTCTTATACGGTGATTCGGTGGTATCAGTCCAGACACCAACCCAGAATCCGGCCGGTTCCGACAACTGGGGTGTTGCATTCAATATTGATAATGCCGGTGCCGAGGCCCTTCAGCAGGCCTGTATACAGTATGGTGCCACCACCAACCCTGCAGATCATGAACTGGTCATGTATCTTGACGGGAACCTTGTCTACAGTGCTCCGCTTTCATCCGAGCTGGCAGCGTCAATTGCCAAGAATCCGGTGAACAAACTGTATGCCGGCACTGGTCACGGTGACGAAGGGAAAGCCCAGGCACAGGAGCTTGAAATCCATCTGCGTGCCGGTGCTCTCCCAGTCCAGGTTCAGATTGCCGGATCAGGTTCAACATCCGCCGTCCTTGGGGACTACTTTAAGATCGTGTGTCTGATTGCAGCAATAGCGGCCCTTGCGGCCGTGGCCTTAATGGTCTATCTCAGATACCGGACTCCTGAAATCGTTCTCCCG from Methanocorpusculum labreanum Z includes:
- a CDS encoding preprotein translocase subunit SecD, which translates into the protein MSSKKSPAPKKAKKEYSGWPAVIRDPRVILVLVLVALSLAAIFVPFGDREGITNLQFGLDLDGGSWIQLEFQSEVVTIGQGDDVNAVAESVGKTLDCTVIPISATKIEVQKSATVDELRAAVEAAGGTYVGSEPGVGADTAATIKRILESKLNSLGTSDVKVNTLTNMDGISQYVRIEMAGVDMNTAQELVGTQGLFELRIVTTGNETAHVLYGDSVVSVQTPTQNPAGSDNWGVAFNIDNAGAEALQQACIQYGATTNPADHELVMYLDGNLVYSAPLSSELAASIAKNPVNKLYAGTGHGDEGKAQAQELEIHLRAGALPVQVQIAGSGSTSAVLGDYFKIVCLIAAIAALAAVALMVYLRYRTPEIVLPMIATNVSEIIILLGIAVFIQQLDIAAIAALIAVLGTGIDQLVIITDEVMHEGRVPSQALYLKRLKRALVIIMTSAATVIIAMFPLIIMDLSTLKGFAIISILGILIGVLLTRPAYGKIVMEIMAK